A genomic region of Arachis hypogaea cultivar Tifrunner chromosome 5, arahy.Tifrunner.gnm2.J5K5, whole genome shotgun sequence contains the following coding sequences:
- the LOC112803147 gene encoding uncharacterized protein: MQSSTWRVRSCIRCELASLLTRPRHRHRHHTPPMDTNASAAGEQRITRVLFCGPHFPASHEYTTQYLQSHSFIKVDVLPLEHVPQAIPNYHVCIVKSMKLDSHIISRAARMQLIMQYGVGIEGVDVEAATKHGIKVARIQSHATGNSASCAEMAIYLMLGLLRKQNELQISIQQRKLGEPITETLLGKTIFILGFGNIGMDLAHRLRPFGVKVIATKRSWTSCTQHPSKLIRSNVDDLVDERVNHEDMYEFVRKADIIVCCLHLNSETAGIINNDFISSMKKGALLVNIARGGLMDYEAVIKHLESGHLGGLGTDVAWNEPFNPDDQILKFKNVIMTPHVAGVTEHSYRTMAKAVGDVVLQLHAGQPLTGIEIVN, from the exons ATGCAGAGTAGCACGTGGAGGGTGAGGTCGTGTATCCGCTGCGAATTGGCCTCACTGCTCACGCGACCGCGCCATCGCCATCGTCATCACACTCCTCCCATGGACACCAACGCTTCTGCTGCTGGGGAACAACGCATCACTCGTGTTCTCTTTTGCGGACCCCATTTCCCTGCTTCCCATGAATATACGACACAATATTTGCAGAGCCATTCATTTATCAAG GTTGATGTTCTCCCTCTCGAACATGTGCCCCAAGCAATTCCCAACTATCACGTCTGCATAGTTAAAAGCATGAAGCTTGATTCACATATTATTTCTCGTGCAGCTCGGATGCAGCTTATAATGCAGTATGGTGTTGGTATCGAAG GCGTTGATGTTGAAGCTGCCACCAAGCACGGAATCAAAGTTGCTAGGATCCAAAGTCATGCTACAGGAAATTCTGCTTCATGCGCAGAAATGGCCATATATTTAATGTTGGGTCTCCTCCGAAAGCAA AATGAACTGCAAATTTCCATACAACAGAGGAAGCTTGGAGAGCCAATTACTGAAACCTTACTTGGGAAAACA ATATTCATTTTGGGATTTGGAAACATTGGAATGGATTTGGCACATCGATTGCGACCATTTGGTGTAAAAGTAATTGCCACAAAGCGGAGTTGGACTTCATGCACCCAGCACCCTAGCAAATTAATCAGAA GTAATGTGGATGATCTTGTTGATGAGAGGGTTAATCATGAAGATATGTACGAGTTTGTGAGGAAAGCTGACATCATCGTTTGCTGCTTACATTTAAACAGCGAAACG GCTGGTATTATAAACAATGATTTCATATCTTCCATGAAAAAG GGTGCCCTTTTGGTGAATATTGCTAGAGGCGGTCTTATGGACTATGAGGCTGTGATCAAACATCTTGAATCAGGCCATTTGGGAGGGCTAGGAACTGATGTTGCCTGGAATGAGCCATTCAACCCTGATGATCAGATATTGAAATTTAAGAATGTTATCATGACTCCTCATGTTGCTGGCGTTACTGAACATTCTTATAGAACCATGGCTAAG GCTGTCGGTGACGTCGTTCTTCAACTTCATGCTGGGCAGCCTCTGACAGGGATAGAGATAGTCAACTGA
- the LOC112803142 gene encoding phenylacetaldehyde oxime monooxygenase CYP71AN24, which produces MALWNLPKNRETMALKELTCPSFELCLMLFSTIITIIVFKLRTSVKVESKGIVNLPPSPRKLAIIGNLHQIGALPYRSFKALSEKYGDVMLLQLGHIPTVVVSSAQVVDEIMKAHDLALSNRGQSTATNILLYGSNDIGFGNYGERWKQKRKICVRELLSPKMVQSESIRLVREGAVAELVDKVRQAAAASCSSLNLSELLVEAANNIICNSALGQKNDAKGVRRRDSVKVWAKKVMFQVGVVTLGDHFPWLRWVDVLTGQVREFKATFAALDPLFDKVIAEHRSSIFNKEAADDDLRDFVDILVQLQDQQQAANNAISNNDIKSILLDMFAAGSETTSVTVEWAMSELMKNPMELKKVQEEVRRVVGHKSIVEESNVNQMEYLKCVVKETLRLHPPAPLLVPRVATRHVKLSGYDIPAKTRLYVNVWAIQRDPRVWDSPEDFIPERHRHSHTQDFKFIPFGFGRRGCPGMNFGLASVEYMLANLLYYFNWESPQAIDMAETFGLVASKRIPLHLKPIPFSFG; this is translated from the exons ATGGCTCTGTGGAACTTACCAAAAAACAGAGAGACAATGGCTTTGAAAGAATTAACTTGTCCCAGCTTTGAGCTATGTCTGATGTTGTTTTCTAcgattattactattattgtgtTTAAGCTAAGAACAAGTGTGAAAGTGGAAAGCAAAGGCATTGTAAATCTGCCTCCGTCACCAAGAAAGTTAGCGATAATTGGGAATCTTCATCAGATAGGCGCATTGCCATATCGGTCCTTCAAAGCCCTCTCAGAGAAGTATGGTGATGTCATGTTGTTACAGTTAGGCCACATTCCAACTGTGGTGGTTTCATCAGCACAAGTGGTGGACGAAATCATGAAAGCTCACGACTTAGCACTCTCGAACCGAGGCCAAAGCACAGCCACGAATATCTTGCTGTATGGATCCAATGATATTGGTTTTGGAAACTATGGAGAAAGGTGGaagcagaaaagaaaaatatgcgtGCGTGAACTCTTGAGCCCTAAGATGGTGCAGTCAGAGTCGATTCGTTTGGTGAGAGAAGGGGCAGTTGCAGAATTGGTTGACAAGGTACGCCAAGCTGCAGCAGCATCATGCTCATCACTGAATTTGAGTGAGTTGCTCGTTGAAGCAGCAAACAACATCATTTGTAACTCTGCTCTTGGACAAAAGAACGATGCAAAAGGTGTTCGTCGCAGAGACAGCGTGAAGGTGTGGGCGAAGAAGGTGATGTTTCAGGTTGGAGTTGTCACCCTTGGGGATCACTTTCCTTGGTTGCGTTGGGTGGATGTTTTGACTGGCCAGGTTCGAGAATTCAAAGCCACTTTTGCAGCCTTGGATCCCTTGTTTGATAAGGTCATTGCTGAGCACAGGAGTTCCATATTCAACAAAGAAGCAGCTGATGATGATCTCAGAGATTTTGTTGACATCCTCGTCCAACTTCAAGACCAACAGCAGGCTGCCAATAACGCCATCTCCAACAATGACATCAAATCAATTCTTCTG GACATGTTTGCAGCGGGAAGTGAGACAACTTCAGTAACAGTAGAATGGGCAATGTCAGAACTAATGAAAAATCCAATGGAACTGAAGAAAGTCCAGGAAGAGGTGAGAAGGGTTGTGGGGCACAAATCAATTGTGGAAGAGAGCAACGTGAACCAAATGGAGTACCTAAAATGTGTGGTGAAAGAGACTCTAAGGTTGCATCCACCTGCACCGCTCTTGGTTCCGAGAGTGGCAACACGCCACGTGAAACTCTCTGGATATGACATCCCAGCAAAGACAAGATTGTACGTGAACGTCTGGGCTATCCAGAGGGATCCTCGAGTGTGGGACAGCCCGGAAGACTTCATTCCAGAGAGGCATCGCCATAGCCACACTCAAGACTTCAAGTTTATCCCATTTGGTTTCGGCAGAAGAGGATGCCCTGGAATGAATTTTGGCCTTGCTTCTGTTGAGTATATGCTCGCTAACCTTCTCTATTACTTCAATTGGGAATCTCCACAAGCCATAGATATGGCTGAGACATTTGGCCTCGTTGCCTCCAAAAGAATCCCACTTCATCTTAAGCCTATTCCATTCTCATTCGGATAA
- the LOC112803144 gene encoding uncharacterized protein isoform X1 — translation MATGKMGITSWFQKKITDPLISILRRGAEPSQLAFSAALGITLGVFPICGVTVFLCGIVIALLGSNCHAPTVMLANFIATPVELSLIVPFLRFGEFICGGPHFTLTYDALKKVLTGRASHEVLLSIAHALLGWLAASPVILGALYIALVPCFKVLVQKFSSVPSSPKKPLLRPHSEVRLKVDAILKLVVNLHLHWRKIWERLVEREKFIGRR, via the exons ATGGCGACTGGGAAGATGGGAATAACCAGTTGGTTCCAGAAGAAGATCACCGATCCTCTTATCTCGATTCTCCGAAG AGGTGCTGAGCCCAGTCAGCTGGCTTTCTCTGCTGCTCTTGGAATTACATTGGGAGTATTTCCTATATGTG GTGTCACTGTATTCCTCTGTGGGATCGTTATTGCATTGCTTGGCTCAAATTGCCATGCCCCAACTGTCATGCTTGCAAACTTCATTGCAACTCCAGTAGAGCTGAG TCTCATTGTACCATTTTTACGCTTTGGTGAATTCATCTGTGGTGGACCTCATTTCACTTTAACATATGATGCTTTGAAGAAAGTTCTTACTGGCAGAGCTTCACATGAAGTCCTATTAAGTATTGCTCATGCG CTATTAGGGTGGTTAGCTGCATCACCTGTTATTTTGGGAGCCCTATACATAGCACTTGTACCATGCTTCAAAGTTCTGGTCCAGAAGTTCTCATCTGTTCCTTCAAGTCCAAAGAAGCCGCTCCTCCGTCCACACTCAGAAGTTAGGCTGAAG GTTGATGCTATTTTAAAGCTTGTGGTTAACTTGCACTTGCACTGGAGAAAAATATGGGAAAGGTTGGTAGAGAGAGAAAAATTTATAGGTCGAAGGTAA
- the LOC112803143 gene encoding glycerophosphodiester phosphodiesterase GDPD4 isoform X2 has translation MSTLIGGRSRSTARSGRRSSSRQLRILIACLALLAILPPILFHLRVRRLHRIHLAKCAWLHQPPLVCAHGGDSSVAPSNTMAAYVSALNSKVDCIEIDVSRSSDGVLFALHDRDLHRFSPNASSKVGHFTSNQIRELGASLHSPDKLKDQSIPTIQDALMLTANSVRQIILDIKVGPPFYEKGLARDILSILENTVCQNCLVWCKSDNLVRDVIKLSSEITVGYIVMKEPSTGARTNLLRMKGAEVVGVYHPLIDEKLMRVLHRKKKVYAWTVDDVESMQRMLFEHVDAVVTGNPTLLQRLMQDTRTQCLEEGYSLPQ, from the exons ATGTCAACGTTGATAGGTGGAAGATCGAGATCAACAGCGAGAtcaggaagaagaagcagcagcagacaGTTGCGGATTCTGATTGCGTGTCTTGCTCTTCTCGCCATTCTGCCTCCGATACTCTTCCATCTCCGGGTCAGGCGTCTCCACCGGATCCACCTCGCCAAGTGCGCCTGGCTTCACCAACCGCCTCTAGTCTGCGCCCACGGCGGCGACTCTTCCGTCGCCCCCTCCAACACC ATGGCAGCGTATGTGTCTGCTCTTAATTCCAAAGTGGACTGCATTGAGATCGACGTCTCTCGTTCCTCTGATGGCGTCCTCTTTGCTCTTCACGACAG GGATTTGCACCGCTTCTCTCCCAACGCTTCTTCTAAAGTTGGTCACTTTACCTCCAACCAG ATAAGAGAGCTTGGTGCTTCTCTCCATTCTCCTGACAAGTTAAAAGATCAAAGTATACCTACCATTCAAGATGCCCTCATG TTGACTGCAAATTCAGTACGACAGATAATTCTAGACATCAAAGTTGGACCCCCGTTTTATGAGAAAGGTCTTGCCAGAGACATTCTCTCTATT CTGGAGAACACAGTGTGTCAAAACTGTCTCGTATGGTGTAAAAGTGACAATTTGGTAAGGGATGTAATCAAACTTTCGTCAGAAATTACG GTTGGTTACATCGTTATGAAAGAACCCTCTACTGGGGCTAGAACAAATTTGTTGAGGATGAAAGGTGCTGAGGTTGTTGGTGTCTACCACCCGTTGATTGATGAAAAGCTTATGAGAGTTCTGCACAG GAAGAAAAAGGTGTATGCCTGGACTGTTGATGATGTGGAATCCATGCAGAGGATGCTGTTTGAGCATGTTGATGCTGTTGTTACGGGCAATCCAACTTTACTTCAACGCCTAATGCAAGATACAAGAACGCAATGTCTTGAAGAGGGCTATTCATTACCACAGTAA
- the LOC112803143 gene encoding glycerophosphodiester phosphodiesterase GDPD4 isoform X1, producing MSTLIGGRSRSTARSGRRSSSRQLRILIACLALLAILPPILFHLRVRRLHRIHLAKCAWLHQPPLVCAHGGDSSVAPSNTMAAYVSALNSKVDCIEIDVSRSSDGVLFALHDRDLHRFSPNASSKVGHFTSNQIRELGASLHSPDKLKDQSIPTIQDALMLTANSVRQIILDIKVGPPFYEKGLARDILSILENTVCQNCLVWCKSDNLVRDVIKLSSEITVGYIVMKEPSTGARTNLLRMKGAEVVGVYHPLIDEKLMRVLHRRKKKVYAWTVDDVESMQRMLFEHVDAVVTGNPTLLQRLMQDTRTQCLEEGYSLPQ from the exons ATGTCAACGTTGATAGGTGGAAGATCGAGATCAACAGCGAGAtcaggaagaagaagcagcagcagacaGTTGCGGATTCTGATTGCGTGTCTTGCTCTTCTCGCCATTCTGCCTCCGATACTCTTCCATCTCCGGGTCAGGCGTCTCCACCGGATCCACCTCGCCAAGTGCGCCTGGCTTCACCAACCGCCTCTAGTCTGCGCCCACGGCGGCGACTCTTCCGTCGCCCCCTCCAACACC ATGGCAGCGTATGTGTCTGCTCTTAATTCCAAAGTGGACTGCATTGAGATCGACGTCTCTCGTTCCTCTGATGGCGTCCTCTTTGCTCTTCACGACAG GGATTTGCACCGCTTCTCTCCCAACGCTTCTTCTAAAGTTGGTCACTTTACCTCCAACCAG ATAAGAGAGCTTGGTGCTTCTCTCCATTCTCCTGACAAGTTAAAAGATCAAAGTATACCTACCATTCAAGATGCCCTCATG TTGACTGCAAATTCAGTACGACAGATAATTCTAGACATCAAAGTTGGACCCCCGTTTTATGAGAAAGGTCTTGCCAGAGACATTCTCTCTATT CTGGAGAACACAGTGTGTCAAAACTGTCTCGTATGGTGTAAAAGTGACAATTTGGTAAGGGATGTAATCAAACTTTCGTCAGAAATTACG GTTGGTTACATCGTTATGAAAGAACCCTCTACTGGGGCTAGAACAAATTTGTTGAGGATGAAAGGTGCTGAGGTTGTTGGTGTCTACCACCCGTTGATTGATGAAAAGCTTATGAGAGTTCTGCACAG AAGGAAGAAAAAGGTGTATGCCTGGACTGTTGATGATGTGGAATCCATGCAGAGGATGCTGTTTGAGCATGTTGATGCTGTTGTTACGGGCAATCCAACTTTACTTCAACGCCTAATGCAAGATACAAGAACGCAATGTCTTGAAGAGGGCTATTCATTACCACAGTAA
- the LOC112803144 gene encoding uncharacterized protein isoform X2, with protein sequence MATGKMGITSWFQKKITDPLISILRRGAEPSQLAFSAALGITLGVFPICGVTVFLCGIVIALLGSNCHAPTVMLANFIATPVELSLIVPFLRFGEFICGGPHFTLTYDALKKVLTGRASHEVLLSIAHALLGWLAASPVILGALYIALVPCFKVLVQKFSSVPSSPKKPLLRPHSEVRLKEIEQDKGE encoded by the exons ATGGCGACTGGGAAGATGGGAATAACCAGTTGGTTCCAGAAGAAGATCACCGATCCTCTTATCTCGATTCTCCGAAG AGGTGCTGAGCCCAGTCAGCTGGCTTTCTCTGCTGCTCTTGGAATTACATTGGGAGTATTTCCTATATGTG GTGTCACTGTATTCCTCTGTGGGATCGTTATTGCATTGCTTGGCTCAAATTGCCATGCCCCAACTGTCATGCTTGCAAACTTCATTGCAACTCCAGTAGAGCTGAG TCTCATTGTACCATTTTTACGCTTTGGTGAATTCATCTGTGGTGGACCTCATTTCACTTTAACATATGATGCTTTGAAGAAAGTTCTTACTGGCAGAGCTTCACATGAAGTCCTATTAAGTATTGCTCATGCG CTATTAGGGTGGTTAGCTGCATCACCTGTTATTTTGGGAGCCCTATACATAGCACTTGTACCATGCTTCAAAGTTCTGGTCCAGAAGTTCTCATCTGTTCCTTCAAGTCCAAAGAAGCCGCTCCTCCGTCCACACTCAGAAGTTAGGCTGAAG GAGATTGAGCAAGACAAAGGCGAATGA
- the LOC112803139 gene encoding SUN domain-containing protein 4 → MQRSRKALLQRRAKTCRSYLYKLSMSLVFVLWGLIFLYSLWISRSHGYTATDADGSGELPVAVSNGNKEEDTYCKIKETDAHVSVEDLSLLSGESISSVKPGDKQTREEDEAERSESESDMLKPLGLDEFKSRAISSKIKSGTGPSGNVIHRVEPGGAEYNFASASKGAKVLASNKEAKGAANILTRDKDKYLRNPCSAEDKFVIIELSEETLVGTIEIANFEHHSSNLKTFELRASLVYPTDVWVFLGNFTASNVKQAQRFVLHEPKWVRYLNLNLQSHYGSEFYCTLSVIEVYGVDAVERMLEDLIHAPDNPFSSGEDKRAAEEDDVGQINFGGANSEVSSVNQEAVPDPVEEIRQQVGRMPGDTVLKILMQKVRFLDLNLSVLEQYMEELNSRYVNIFKVYSKDIAEKDIPIQMIRDDIRNFLHRQDAMMKHARDLDSWMSHISRQLDHVRRDNAVLRSEVENVRENQEYLEIKLAILRLFLDTAISIYRTLSHQKTNNSRKFCEASSPWLLLLLTCTIIIFILTI, encoded by the exons ATGCAGAGATCTCGCAAAGCTCTTCTTCAAAGAAGGGCTAAAACCTGCAGAAGCTATCTCTATAAACTGTCTATGTCCTTGGTTTTTGTTTTGTGGGGACTGATTTTCCTCTACAGCTTGTGGATAAGTCGAAGCCATGGTTACACAGCTACAG ATGCAGATGGATCTGGAGAACTCCCAGTTGCTGTATCAAATGGCAACAAAGAAGAGGACACATACTGCAAGATTAAAGAAACAGATGCTCACGTTTCCGTTGAGGATTTGTCACTTCTCAGTGGAGAAAGCATAAGTTCTGTTAAACCCGGTGATAAGCAAActagagaagaagatgaagctgAGAGATCTGAATCTGAGTCTGATATGCTTAAGCCTCTTGGTCTTGATGAATTCAAGAGCAGGGCAATCAGTTCCAAAATCAAGTCAGGTACTGGTCCCTCCGGAAATGTGATCCACAGAGTAGAGCCCGGTGGTGCAGAATACAATTTTGCTTCCGCATCAAAGGGGGCTAAAGTTCTAGCTTCTAATAAAGAAGCCAAGGGTGCCGCTAATATCTTAACCAGAGACAAAGACAAATATCTTCGAAATCCTTGTTCTGCAGAAGACAAATTTGTCATCATCGAACTTTCAGAAGAAACATTGGTTGGTACAATAGAAATAGCTAATTTCGAGCATCATTCCTCCAATTTGAAAACTTTTGAATTGCGTGCAAGTTTGGTGTATCCAACAGATGTTTGGGTATTCCTTGGGAATTTTACTGCCTCAAATGTGAAGCAGGCCCAAAGGTTTGTTCTTCATGAGCCGAAATGGGTGAGGTACCTGAATTTGAACCTCCAGAGCCACTATGGTTCAGAATTTTACTGCACTCTAAGTGTGATTGAAGTTTATGGTGTGGATGCAGTGGAGAGGATGCTGGAGGACTTGATACATGCTCCAGATAACCCATTTTCATCCGGTGAAGACAAGAGAGCTGCTGAGGAAGATGATGTTGGCCAAATTAATTTTGGAGGAGCCAATTCTGAAGTGTCTTCTGTAAACCAGGAGGCTGTTCCTGATCCAGTTGAAGAAATCCGCCAACAAGTTGGCAGGATGCCGGGGGATACTGTGCTCAAGATTTTGATGCAGAAAGTTCGTTTTCTAGATTTGAACTTGTCTGTTTTGGAGCAGTACATGGAGGAATTGAATTCTAGATATGTCAATATTTTTAAAGTGTACAGCAAGGACATTGCAGAAAAGGATATACCTATACAAATGATCAGAGATGACATTAGGAATTTCCTTCACCGGCAGGATGCTATG ATGAAACATGCTAGAGACTTAGATTCTTGGATGTCCCATATCTCCAGGCAGTTGGATCATGTACGTAGGGACAATGCTGTTCTGAG GTCTGAGGTTGAGAACGTCCGGGAGAATCAAGAATATTTGGAAATCAAGCTTGCTATCTTGCGGCTGTTTCTGGATACGGCTATAAGCATATACCGAACACTAAGTCATCAAAAAACAAATAATTCCAGGAAATTTTGTGAAGCTAGCTCTCCCTGGTTGCTCCTATTATTGACTTGtaccattattatttttatattaactatatgA